Genomic segment of Oncorhynchus kisutch isolate 150728-3 unplaced genomic scaffold, Okis_V2 Okis03b-Okis08b_hom, whole genome shotgun sequence:
ggtttggataaatgtaaccactctcacattcatagacagagccagggatgggtttggataaatgtaaccactctcacattcatagacagagctgggGATGGGTTTGGATAAATTTAAacactctcacattcatagacagagctggggatgggtttggataaatgtaaccactctcacattcatagacagagctacggatggaaggactgaccatccatgatgtcaacatgatagttttaaccatgttctcAGGATATACAGTGGGTGTTTACATTTCCTATGTTTTAAATTATAGTAAAATAAGCTTATattctgggttctgatgggggTATGACAGTTCAACTAAACTCAAgaagcatttataagttatattcttcaagaatcaatgcgtGTATATCATTAATTTATTAGTCCAATAATGGATATAGCAATTGTAGAATGTTTTTGTTATGACTCGATCAGGGATCAAACCACCAACCTTCCAAACTGAGGGAAGACACAAACCACACCACACTAAATCTGAGATGAATTGATTGAAAAATATTCTATGATTTAATCTCACTATGATGTAAAGGTTAACAGTATGCTACAGGTTTTAAATCAAAATACACACATCCTAAAATCTGCATTTAAATGTTGAAAGACACATAGTCCATTTCAATAAAATAGAATTACTTACAAACTAGTTGGTTATAATGTAGAGAACTTAATTTAATCTTAATTGTTCTTGTATTTGATGTAATGTATCATATAGTATACAGTCCACTTTAATATCCTTCCATTGAAATGCAATTCTACAGTAAATGTATTCTGAGTATTTCAGAAAATAGCAGCGCTGCTGAACATCCTGGAGGAAACAGAGTTACAGAGAATTGAGGAAGAGGAACCTGAAGGGCAGCATGTTGGTTCTTAGAAAGATATTCAGAGTGAATGAGGGTATAGAGGGGAGATTCCCCCATCAATTGTCAATGGGTCTGATGGACCAGCTCTCTGTATAAAAGACAGGTCAGATCAGACCTCAGACATAGAACCAGAGCATCAGCTAGACTTCTGACACAGAACCAGACTAGAGCATCAGAGACCAGAGCATCAGAGACCAGAGCATCAGAGACCAGAGCATCAGAGACAGAACATCAGAGACCAGAACATCAGAGAACATCTCAGACAATACAATCTTCAGCATCTCAACCATCTCTGAACCATGAAGACCCTGACTGCTCTACTCCTCCTGGGACTGCTCTGCTCCCTCCATACGACGTctgcaggtgtgtgtttgtgtgtgtgtgtgtgtgtgtgtgtgtgtgtgtgtgtgtgtgtgtgtgtgtgtgtgtgtgtgtgtgtgtgtgtgtgtgtagcaatgCTGTGTAATACGCTGTTGGAGACATACCTGGAGATCTTTATGTTAACTGTGGTTTGTTTACAGGTGTCATCGCGTTGGAAATAGCACCTGAATGCTGTATGAAATTCAGCGCGAGGATCCCTCTTCAACAAGTGGTTTCTCTCAGAACAACCTCCAGTAGCTGCCCTCGCAAAGCACTGATGTAAGTAAGCATAGTCTACTTTAAACTGAAAACATCTgggctagcctggtcccagatctgtttgtgactTCACGTCAActccttgtcatgccaaacatgacCAGGAGTAACAAGGAGTTGGTATGATAGCACAAACACACCTGGAACCAGGCTACATCCAGGCTACACTGTACAAGACAAGACGGAGCATTCATATTACAGACTGGATGTTCTGAGAGACAATGTGTTGTGTATCTGTTGCAGTTTCACCACAAAGAAAGGGAAGATATTTTGTGTTGACCCTTCTGAAGCCTGGGTCCAGAGTCATGTGACCAAGATTGAGAGCAGATCGACTACTGCCAAGACGACGATGACGTCA
This window contains:
- the LOC116359645 gene encoding C-C motif chemokine 13-like isoform X1, coding for MKTLTALLLLGLLCSLHTTSAGVIALEIAPECCMKFSARIPLQQVVSLRTTSSSCPRKALIFTTKKGKIFCVDPSEAWVQSHVTKIESRSTTAKTTMTSSTTITP
- the LOC116359645 gene encoding C-C motif chemokine 13-like isoform X2, with protein sequence MKTLTALLLLGLLCSLHTTSAGVIALEIAPECCMKFSARIPLQQVVSLRTTSSSCPRKALIFTTKKGKTFCVDPSEAWVQSHVTKIESRTQ